Proteins from one Ranitomeya variabilis isolate aRanVar5 chromosome 1, aRanVar5.hap1, whole genome shotgun sequence genomic window:
- the LOC143797486 gene encoding olfactory receptor 10AG1-like — MGNKSESKAYLTAIAQDGFVLYERHDFNKTIITEFILLAFADLQNLQILLFVFVLLPFLSCVVGNSVILVLVRYERSLHTPMYFFIAMFALLEIIFVSVIIPKLLANLIEANRKISFIGCFAQFYTFDSLGVAECYLLVVMAFDRDLAINKPLHYSRIMNNALCIELAVVPWVIGFIITAIPTIVTAELEFCGPNEINHYFCDFAPIQNLACSNPTVSNLVTSTAAAVGSTVPFMIILGFYIHIIALITKIKSTRGKKKAFSTCSSHLTVASLFYGSTTIVYVRPKGSQHDKYLALIYTVIIPFLNPFIYTLKNKDVKAALKNTRLVRALGQIRNRDLDLDHCRYS, encoded by the exons AGTAAAGCATACCTAACTGCAATTGCCCAGGAT gGATTTGTACTTTACGAACGTCATGACTTTAATAAGACGATCATAACAGAATTCATACTTCTGGCCTTTGCTGATTTGCAAAATCTACAGATTTTACTTTTTGTATTTGTCCTTTTGCCATTTTTATCTTGTGTTGTGGGGAACAGTGTCATACTTGTCTTAGTAAGATATGAACGTTCACTTCATACACCAATGTATTTTTTTATTGCCATGTTTGCTCTTCTGGAAATAATATTTGTATCTGTCATCATTCCTAAACTTCTAGCTAATTTAATAGAAGCAAACAGGAAAATATCATTCATTGGATGCTTTGCCCAGTTTTATACATTTGATTCTTTGGGAGTAGCAGAATGTTATCTTCTGGTGGTTATGGCTTTTGATCGGGACTTAGCCATTAACAAACCCTTGCATTATTCCAGGATAATGAACAATGCTTTATGTATTGAACTTGCAGTTGTCCCTTGGGTTATTGGATTTATCATCACTGCCATACCTACGATAGTGACAGCTGAGCTGGAATTTTGTGGACCCAATGAAATCAATCATTACTTCTGTGATTTTGCTCCAATACAAAATCTGGCTTGTTCTAATCCCACAGTCAGCAACCTGGTCACCAGTACAGCAGCTGCAGTTGGAAGCACTGTTCCATTCATGATAATTTTAGGATTTTATATCCACATCATTGCCCTAATCACGAAAATTAAAAGCACTAGAGGCAAGaagaaagccttctccacctgttCATCTCACCTCACTGTAGCCTCCTTGTTCTATGGGTCAACCACCATTGTATATGTTAGGCCTAAAGGCAGTCAACATGACAAATACCTTGCCCTCATATACACAGTCATTATACCTTtcttaaatccatttatttatactTTAAAGAACAAGGATGTCAAAGCAGCTCTGAAAAATACAAGACTAGTAAGAGCCCTTGGTCAAATTAGGAATAGGGACCTTGACCTGGACCATTGTAGATATTCATAA